In Pseudorasbora parva isolate DD20220531a chromosome 1, ASM2467924v1, whole genome shotgun sequence, the DNA window cagtcagtagaggagctatttagactaaagactacagccagtagaggagctatttagactaaagactacagccagtagaggagctatttagactaaagactacagtcagtagaggagctatttagactaaagactacagccagtagaggagctatttagactaaagactacagccagtagaggagctatttagactaaagactacagtcagtagaggagctatttagactaaagactacagtcagtagaggagctatttagactaaagactacagccggtagaggagctatttagactaaagactacagtcagtagaggagctatttagactaaagactacagtcagtagaggagctatttagactaaagactacagccagtagaggagctatttagactaaagactacagtcagtagaggagctatttagactaaagactacagtcagtagaggagctatttagactaaagactacagtcagtagaggagctatttagactaaagactacagtcagtagaggagctatttagactaaagactacagccagtagaggagctatttagactaaagactacagccagtagaggagctatttagactaaagactacagccagtagaggagctatttagactaaagacttaTAGTTTTTAatctgtatagctaaaaatgacaatagtattgtgaattgtttcatctctcttaaaggaagaaggaaaaaatgagaacgtctgcgcttttatcggccgtgggttaaagaaaacatagcctaactacgaaactaaataggctacgtttaggcctaacattagcctgtaatattattattttaatttaaatgttgatTATGAAAGCTGAGCAGCATGCGCAAGAATCGTAATAGGCTATGTTTGAGACCTggggagtcacatgattttgatcacttcgagttttattttctagaaagtctttcttaaaatttttttttagttttgtataaattgtatttttattttgatcgatgtttcataaattaattgcctgtttattagataagaagcaaactaagatcgtctggaatggattgacgtgcgtaactggcctgtttcctcggcctttgagtaaggctgaaactatagcctagctctttctgttttaatacatttcttgaatatatgtcttaattacagtatatatagcctgtagtccttattaggagaaaatatatgtccttttaactacatGATCTTGTTATTACGATacaattgagtggaaaatataatatataggtcctatgttgcagcaatgcggcaccgcaacaggtgacatgtaaatacgaaaaaaacgtttccattgcagttttgcgaaaatgtcctttttcgaattgGGCGTATTTTTaattcgcaatttcaatttgcgcaatttgaagggtaatggaaacgcggctactGTCAAGCCATGACTTACCACATGATCCACCAAAGTTGCTCTAATATCATCTGAAATATTCTGTGTAtatagtctctctctctctctctctctctctctctctctctctctctctctctctctctctctttctctctctttctctctctctctctctctctctctctctctctctctctctttcactctctctctcacacacacacacacacacacacacctgtgtatCCTCCGCTCCTGTAGGTCGGCCTCATAATAGCCGTGTTTGCAGTCTTTGCCCACCAGCTCGTGTGGGTGTGGCTTGTGCGGCTGGTTCTTCGTTACCAAGGAGATGCGAACTCTGAGCGGCCCGCTGTAGTTGTGGACCTATGAGGAGAACACagagtcaggtgtgtgtgtgtgtgtgtgtgtgtgtgtgtgtgtgtgtgtgtatgtgatctTGATAGCGGAGTGTGTTTTGGTGGTGTCGTTGCTCTTCTCTCCAGGGATGCTGTCGGCCGATCGGCCCTCACACTTATagcagtgtatgtgtgtgtgtgtgtgtgtttgtgcgtgtgtgtgtgtgtgtgtgagaccttGATAGCGGGGTGTGTTTTGGTGGTGTCGTTGCTCTTCTCTCCAGGGATGCTGCCGGCCGATCGGCCCTCACACTTATAGCGGAAGCGCATTCCTCTGGCTTTGGGCTGCTCGATGATCTCCACGTACGGTGGCcctgcacacacaaacaactttacttcaaataaatacttaaatgaccacgtgtcaaactgctgaagtcacgtgactttgacgatccgaatcattgaatcatgattcactgactcataacagtttgaatcatgaatcgattcactgactcataacggttcgaatcatgaatcaattcactgactcataacggttcgaatcatgaaacgattcactgactcataacggtttgaatcatgaatcgcttcactgactcataacggttcgaatcatgaatcgattcactgactcataacggttcgaagctttgttctgaaatcggccatcactatataagtcgttatttagtgtttttgcgcactaactctattctggcctcttcatcaatgattgtagagccgctgtagtgagatgggcttttgtaacgacgtctttagtgcctttatgggtcttgagagaggaaatgacattggttgtcaatgaaggcctttctgagccatcggatttcaacactaatatcttcatctgtgtgtgaagatgagcggaggtctgacggctggccaaccacaggaggaattaatcacactatttacatttctggctgaactaaccctttaagatgatTTAAGGCAAAAAGGCTGAAAGATGCATTGTTGTctatgggaatttcatgttttgttctattatagcgccaccaagaggcacaatcccaccattaTTTATGTGTCCTCAGAGTGAGACTATACATGTGTGCGCCAATTTtagtgaaaatatctcatttcattttggagtttatttgacaaaacacaaaaatgactgacgcctgactttgattggattttgcTGCCCTTTCCTATTAATATTTTGTCATTTGAGCATTAGCGTTTAGCTATCGACCTGTTTCCGAAcgtctgacgctggtttcgtctcgatcagACTAGCGAACTAACCTTTAAGAGTCGATATCGGGAAAATGCGAATCGACTGAAATCAAGGAATcaatggttttttttttacccagtCCTGTTAATTATGAGTGTGAACGACACCAGTAAACGTTGTGTGTTATTTTCTCTGTAAAAGCCGGAGACTTATGCTGCTGTACTCGAACGTGACGGAGACAATCAATCATAAAAACGATAATCGTCCTGACTTATAAATATGGTAGCTGAGCTCTGATTGGTTAGCGTTAGACAGCATGCTTAtcaacaaataaatacagtgcagGATGTGCAGTGCCCATTAGGGATGGGCCATATGGCCTAAAATACATATTGCGATATACGTTGCGGCCTCTTGCAATAACgatatatattgtgatatacGTTGCGGCCTCTTGCAATAACGATACATATTGCGATATACGTTGCGGCCTCTTGCGAtaacgatatatattgcgatatacgTTGCGGCCTCTTGCGATAACgatatatattgtgatatacGTTGCGGCCTCTTGCGATAACGATACATATTGCGATATACGTTGCAGCCTCTTGCGATAACgatatatattgtgatatacGTTGCGGCCTCTTGCGATAACGATACATATTGCGATATACGTTGCGGCCTCTTGCGATAACgatatatattgtgatatacGTTGCGGCCTCTTGCGATAACgatatatattgtgatatacGTTGCGGCCTCTTGCGATAACgatatatattgtgatatacGTTGCGGCCTCTTGCGATAACgatatatattgtgatatacGTTGCGGCCTCTTGCGATAACgatatatattgtgatatacGTTGCGGCCTCTTGCGATAACgatatatattgtgatatacGTTGCGGCCTCTTGCGATAACgatatatattgtgatatacGTTGCGGCCTCTTGCGATAACGATACATATTGCGATATACGTTGCGGCCTCTTGCGAtaacgatatatattgcgatatacgTTGCGGCCTCTTGCGATAACgatatatattgtgatatacGTTGCGGCCTCTTGCGATAACGATACATATTGCGATATACGTTGCAGCCTCTTGCGAtaacgatatatattgcgatatacgTTGCGGCCTCTTGCGATAACGATACATATTGCGATATACGTTGCGGCCTCTTGCGATAACgatatatattgtgatatacGTTGCGGCCTCTTGCGATAACgatatatattgtgatatacGTTGCGGCCTCTTGCGATAACgatatatattgtgatatacGTTGCGGCCTCTTGCGATAACgatatatattgtgatatacGTTGCGGCCTCTTGCGATAACgatatatattgtgatatacGTTGCGGCCTCTTGCGATAACgatatatattgtgatatacGTTGCGGCCTCTTGCGATAACgatatatattgtgatatacGTTGCGGCCTCTTGCGATAACgatatatattgtgatatacGTTGCGGCCTCTTGCGATAACgatatatattgtgatatacGTTGCGGCCTCTTGCGATAACgatatatattgtgatatacGTTGCGGCCTCTTGCGATAACgatatatattgtgatatacGTTGCGGCCTCTTGCGATAACgatatatattgtgatatacGTTGCGGCCTCTTGCGATAACgatatatattgtgatatacGTTGCGGCCTCTTGCGATAACgatatatattgtgatatacGTTGCGGCCTCTTGCGATAACgatatatattgtgatatacGTTGCGGCCTCTTGCGAtaacgatatatattgcgatatacgTTGCGGCCTCTTGCGATAACGATACATATTGCGATATACGTTGCGGCCTCTTGTGAtaacgatatatattgcgatatattCATTATAATAGAACCTTCTGAAAAATCCAGCTTGAATGTCCTTAAATGCCACCCAAGATGCAGAGAACAGGAAAAACTGCAGTCTTCAGTTCAGGAACAGACACTCGGAATACTTTCAGTTTCGTGGAAACATATTTCAAACTTAGTTTCTAACCTTCAGCCTAATGTAACGTTTTTGCTTTTAAACATCTTGTTCTCTTAATGAAATGAAAGCTGGTGTCGTGTTAATAAAGGAATGGATACTGTGAATTGATGAACCAATACCATACAAATTTTAAGTACCAATTTCCGGGccacaaaatgtgtttttattaaaccataaaaaaaaaatcaatacacttcaatacatttattatttaagatAATAATCGTTATAAGAAAATAGCACATAAACATTCAAAGGCTGAATGCTGTTTAAGGGTAaacattgtttataaaaaacatcaagtgaaaaataatcAACAACCTAGGCatgattattattagtagtagaagAGACAAATTATTGTTAACGCTACATAGAGACGAAGTTAAATGTACTGTACAGCCGTGTTTATTCAAGATGACGAATACGAGATGCGTTTCATTTTGTGTAGTCTATATCGCATATCGTTTACATCGCATATCGTTTACGCCGCATATCATTTATGTAGCATATAGTTTATGTAGCATATCATTTATGTAGCATATCGTTTACGCCGCATATCGTTTACGTCGCATATCGTTTACGCCGCATATCGTTTACGCCGCATATCGTTTACGCCGCATATCGTTTACGTCGCATATCGTTTACGCCGCATATCGTTTACGTCGCATATCGTTTACGCCGCATATCGTTTACGCCGCATACCGTTATATCGCATATCGTTTACATCGCATATCGTTTATATCGCATATCGTTTACGCCGCATACCGTTATATCGCATATCGTTTACATCGCATATCGTTTATATCGCATATCGTTATATCGCATATCGTTTATATCGCATATCGTTATATCGCATATCGTTATATCGCATATTGTTTATATCACCCATTACTAGCGCCAATCCGTCATATAGCATTATAGTGAGAACACGACTGTATAGTGCTGTAAATGATCTGTGGTTTTGGTGCCCTATATTAGCGTTGTTGTTAATGGAAGAGCACATTTAAAATGAGTTCCCTTTGACGCCCGTAAAACCTGAGCGTGGCCATGTTCACGCTTAAGTCCTTTAGTGCGGTGTAAGTTGTAATAGCCAtttatctgattaatctcatataggatgcgtttggAGTTTATTAATCCGCTAGCAAAGCTCACAGTTTCAGCTCAAATATCTGATATTATTGACTGGGTTATTTGAGACATTTATGCATCATAGTCCAGCAGTTATTTTGTTGTAGTCATATGTTCATATTTGCACAGACAGCTCATGTTTGTGTTAACATTAATTTTCGTGACTTAAAATAGTCTCATATCTCCATGGCGGAGACGCCCCGCCCCAGCATAAGCCCCGCCCCCAGTTAATTGAGTACTTCTTTTTGAGACCTATTGAAGATCAAAATGAGAAATTGACATAAATTCCCACCCCTACACCAAACGCGAATAGAGCGTCAAATTCGCGTCTAGTTGGACGCTTGTGAATCCATTCGCGCAAATAATGCGAGCGTTTGAAGTGAAATAGACGAGCTCGCTCTCACTCCTGACGGGATATTCTAATAAACTGAAATGTCATAAAACACCAGTCTGTCTCttttattttcacaaaaaatgtaatattaaacattaataGCCACACAAATGTGGCTCATGTGTACTTTCATAAATATATACTTACTTGTTGGTTTAAAAATTGCACATGCCACATTTATGGACCTCTAATAGCAATATATTATCGATATGATTAAAGAGGCGCTCTTTTATCAATAAACCACCGATTTGCGCTTTAAACAGCTAAATCAGCTGGAAAAGTCTGACAACGACATTTTGTGACAGTAGTATGTTTAATTATGCAGGGTTTCTGATCACGTGACCGCAGCAAACCGGCTCGTCATTGGTTAACGAGGCACCAATTAACGGCAAAGTTCAGATTTTCAAATTAGGCGTCAGACAGGAATTCAGACTGAACGGCTCTGAGGTGTCCAGAACAAGCGGATCTTACACAGGGCATCTTTTGGAGCAATCTTGCCCCTTAATCAAAACTTCATAACTCTACACAGTGGAAGTACCCGTGAAAAGTTACCTTTTTTGTGTTATAAGTTtccttttaaatgtatttgaatatgcaaatgagcaatATACTAATTAAATATGGCCAAAATACACACCAATGGCCTCATTTCTTCCATTTTCtcctattaaaataaataaatgaaagactttatgaaaagtacaatTTTTGTATTACTAGTTTGTTTGAAAATTAAtttgaatatgcaaatgagctatACACTTTTCATGCGTTTTCGTTGTGTAAAGTTGAATTTTGAAGTGTTGAAGTGTGTGAACTAATCTTACCTTGGGACACCGGGGACGGAGCCCACTGATGAAACAGTCCTGAGgaacaaacacaacacattagagagagagagagagagtgtgtgtgtgtgtgtgtgtgtgtgtgtgtgtgtgtgtgtgtgtgtgtgtgtgcgtgcgtgcgtgcgtgcgtgcgtgtgtgtgcgtgtgtgtgtgtgtgtgtgctcatatCTCCCTCATTATCTCTGACTTTAGTCTGAGTGAGATCGGCCTGCTGTGTTGTTGACGGAGTGTCGGAAGCTTAAGGCTCCGACCTCTACTGGAAAGGGGCGGGAGCAGcaactcatttgcatttaaagggacacacacaaaaagggCGTGTTTTGCTCACACACAAATAGAGGCAAATTTGATCTGAGGGTATAGATCCACCAGCTCAGTGCTAACTCATTAATGCTCATTAATTATGGGCAGTGGATCCACCAGCTCAGTGATAACTCATTAATGCTCATTAATTATGCGCCGTAGATCCGCCAGCTCAGTGCTAACTCATTAATGCTCATTAATTATGCGCCGTAGATCCACCAGCTCAGTGCTAACTCATTAATGCTCATTAATTATGCACAGTAGATCCAGCAGCTCAGTGCGAACTCATTAATGCTCATTAATTATGCGCAGTAGATCCGTCAGCTCAGTGCGAACTCATTAACGCTCATTAATTATGCGCAGTAGATCCGACAGCTCAGTGCAAACTCATTAACGCTCATTAATTATGCGCAGTAGATCCGACAGCTCAGTGCTAACTCATTAACGCTCATTAATTATGCGCAGTAGATCCACCAGCTCAGTGCGAACTCATTAATGCTCATTAATTATGCGCAGTGGATCCACCAGCTCAGTGCTAACTCATTAATGCTCATTAATTATGCGCAGTGGATCCACCAGCTCAGTGCTAACTCATTAATGCTCATTAATTATGGGCAGTAGATCCACCAGCTCAGTGCGAACTCATTAATGCTCATTAATTATGGGCAGTAGATCCGCCAGCTCAGTGCGAACTCATTAATGCTCATTAATTATGCACAGTAGATCCGCCAGCTCAGTGCTAACTCATTAATGCTCATTAATTATGCACAGTGGATCCGCCAGCTCAGTGCTAACTCATTAATGCTCATTAATTATGCGCAGTGGATCCACCAGCTCAGTGCTAACTCATTAATGCTCATTAATTATGCGCAGTGGATCCACCAGCTCAGTGCGAACTCATTAATGCTCATTAATTATGGGCAGTGGATCCACCAGCTCAGTGCTAACTCATTAATGCTCATTAATTATGCGCAGTAGATCCGCCAGCTCAGTGCTATCTCATTAATGCTCATTAATTATGCGCAGTAGATCCGCCAGCTCAGTGCTAACTCATTAATGCTCATTAATTATGCGCAGTAGATCCGCCAGCTCAGTGCGAACTCATTAATGCTCATTAATTATGCGCAGTGGAGTCGGCTCATTATGTCCGCTGGAGTGTGTGAGGTCCTGTTCTGATGCTGCCGGAGCCGGAGCTCTCGAAACCCCGCCCCCTTTATAGAAGAGGGTGGAGTTTCAAGAGCTCCTGCTCCCAGTCAGTAGCTCAttagcatttaaagggacacgcACAAAAACGCTGTGTTtcaaacatagactgtaaaaaaatatcgCTGTtctgtccgtgacgtcacccataggattccgatgagccgttctgaagcttaaagtatgggcgagctgggcgccgccatcttgtgagcgagtcatcgcgtgtcactcccggataacagaaaatgggcaaaaaggcgggatgtgggcggagcttaggtgacgcaatgactatagacggcggataaacgGCTATCCACCTGCCCCTAGAGGCCAgctgaggaattgcagtttactttacttccgcaagagagatcgcgggaggttgccgcttggtttcaAAATAGGATATTGAGCTaaacttcacacacactcttaatcTACATCTTGATATGTTTATCCCCTTTAGTGATCGtttgaataaatctgtcatgaaaACATTAGTTATTAATTGtcatttgaatgtaaaaactggAGTAGAAACAATTCTCTTATTAAAAAGTTGATACAAAAACTATTTGAGGGTTgattattcattgttttgtaATGTTAGTGCATCCCTGATAATACCTCATATATAGTGCATCTAACTGGACAGCACTGTGGTgagggaaatggaaataaacTTGGCATACCACTTTAGCTTCGGACAAATCAGGCCTTTATATGGACAGTACATATATTAGTTTTAAGATGGAGGATGATATTTAATCATGTTTAGATTGAAAACACTGCCAACTTCCAGACCAGCTGAGGCCAGGTTTACTTTCACTATTATTGGTGACGAGCTCATGACGTAATGttgttgatgatgatgtcatCCCCCACCCCTCACCCTATCCCTGCCGATTAAACACCACTATCACACTTATATGGCATAACTATgatttcaaatacttttttcttATGTGGCAGGAATGTGTTTCCATACTTTTAgagttgtgtatgtgtgtgtgtgtgtgtgtgtgtgtgtgtgtgtgtgtgtgtgtgtgtgtgtgtgtgtgtgtgtgtgggtgtgcgtGGGTGTGtaaacacacacccacacacacacacacacacacacatctgtagTCCGTCAGAACTACAGTCGTGTGGTCCTCCGatcattagtgtgtgtgtggtcagatCATCTCCTCCGGTCCACCGGAGACTGGCGGAGTAACGTtaaccgatcacacacacacacacacacacacacacacacacacacacacacacacacacacacacacacacacacacacacacaggagtaACGTTAACCGATCGGCCGAAACCGAGAGCAAAACTTCAGCCTTAACTCGGGGCTTTCCGTCCCGCGCGGTAGTGTCGTTAGTGCCGTTCAGATGAACCAACGCGACATTATATCGCTCAACTTACCGTCCATGTCGCGTCGCTGCCGCCTGGACACACTCGGTCGTTTTATTGCCGTTTCCGGGCTGAAGAACGAGCGACACACACCGCGACAACACTCTCCTTCCGCGCGCCGCCGCCACGGAGCTGAGCTCGTGCACGCGCGCGGAAATACCCGGATGACGCGAGATTCCAtcgtcaacacacacacacacacacacagagaaaaggAAAGATTTATTTCTGTTTGCGACACAACTGGCGCCtgatttttggtttgttttcccAAGAATCCCATCTGGAATCACTTCACGAGAGACTATAATGGAGGACCGAGTCCCTAAAGCGGGAGAAATAAGCTTCCCATTCCTCCTGAGAGACTTTAGGCTGGtttctaaatctcctcactgtacTTTAGGTGATATTCTTCCCCTAAACGGACCATAAGCCGATTTATATAAAGATGCTAGCTCTCTCTCATCATATAGGAAGTGAAAACAGCTCTGTTATCCCATAATACTGTTCAGATTAATCCCGCTTTATGATGTGATATGATGATGATATTACACACAGTTGTAGAGTTGATCATATTTCTTCGGGTTAGAGAAGTCTAATGCTAATGCTAATAGCTGGTGTAAACTCATGGATGAACCCAACACAAGTTCAAGTTCTACAAGTTGGCATTGTGTCTAAACTGTTAATGATAATGAACACTAGGGGGAGATGTGACCAAAAGAAAAAgaggtgtacacacacacacacgcacacacacgcgcggaGAGTCTGGGTTAAAGAAATATAATAATCCAGTTATTCTCGTGCCATCatatatttgtattgttttgcAGAGTTTAGTGACAGCAGGACAGGCTTACCTTCAGAATTCCTCATTTTAGACTCTAATCGATCTGATTATTAGAGGCAGAtggagttaaagggatagttcactttaaaatgaaaattctgtcctcCTTTACTCACCCCTCAAGTAATAAATGAATACACACAGTTTAAAGCCCAACCACCAGACGGCAGAGTTCTACACCTTACACCTAGATCAACATCCAGAAGcattttaaagctgctgtccggaacttttttgggttaaaaatgatCAAGTCCGTAACCATCCAGTGTCCAGCCCGATCTGCTCAGTGTAGCTCGGTCTACAGCAGTGAGCGTGTCATAATTAATGTATTCCAGTGGTACTGCTGGATATCCGCGGGAGTTTTAGGCATATCTTTGCTTCACATCTGTGGGAAGGAGTCCCGTAACCGGCTATATAGCTCCGCTTCCATCCGATGCCAGATGCTAAAGGCCTTCAGAGTGGCTTCAGAAAGAAGAGgtttcagtaacactttactatgaggaacacattcactattaaccaCGACacttgcctcaataaactcctaatgtactgcttattaatagttagtaaggtagtttatgtagcgtttaagtttaggtattgggtcggattaagggatgtagaataagctcatgcagaataaggcattaatatgagctttataaagggataatgtccacccagccggttgttatcgcagaataaaccccttcagagcgatcaggaccccgaggcgaagcggagcgtcactctgaaggggtttattctgagataacaaccggctgggtggacattatcccgcttattacacgcctactagtctcaaataaattacacactaaatattgtcttgagattaaatattttattagctcttccgcaaagcttccgcgaagaaaaacagttccagactgctttaagcctttatctatcgctgctaaatgttgagaatgaatgctgaaagggttagttcagccaaagatGAACCCAAGcctctgatttactcaccctcaggtcattataggtgtttatgacattcttctgtcagacaaatacaatcagagttatatttaaaaagtccaggctaacgttaatcccagcagtagttggagctgtttctgaagtccattaaatgcagctgtccgtcaaataacgtgctccacacgactccgatgggttaatagagccttctgattccaatcgatgcgtttgtgtcagaaaaatatccatattaaaaacgttataaaggaaacctgccttgaagtcttccattgtaacccacggctgtttaagccacaagatggcgccagcgttaagcacagaagtagaaccggtcaagataactcgcattacccggatgagcggtgtgtgttatctggaaataacataccgctggaatgagcgattgaccaatcagaatcaagtatttcacagagccgtgtaataagtgctaataaacagacaatatcctagtaatataaTCAAGGATAGCGAGTTAGGACAGGCGTGTTTCTTCAGCTGGACGGGTCAGACATGTCAGTGGTTGAATTAGGCTAACATTAGCACACCTGTTCGCTTAACGCGGTTATGAGTCATTATGGTAAGCATCGGTTATTTTGTGCTCTACTCCACATTCATTTGTTGGTATACGGCTTTACCGAATGTTTGTACACAGTCCTCCCGGGTGAGCGCATCGGCTTCTGCTGACCCGCTGAGGAGATCAGCCGGAGTTAAGCACACTGCTGCTGATTAAAGTTATGAGGAAGCGTGTTGTGTGTGGGGTCGCGCCGTCAGATATTCAGCAAACGGTGCAGGATTGTAACGGTTTCCTTCagaagaagtaaatatatccagcgGAGCCTGAGCgtgaggaggctaaagcgagCGGACGGCGGCAACAGAGGCGCTACagaagtattctcaaaacgGTCCATCGACAAAAGGTTAGGCGTGTATCGCTCTCTCCTGAAGGAGTTAATCAGCCCCTCAGTAATCATGTCTGAATCCCAAGCGGTTTACTAGCGCTGCCATAGGAACGCTCCCGCTTTTGCCACGGAGAGCGTTTATTACCGCTGTGACGTCACGCTGAGTGGTCGTATATGACGATCAGACTGCACAGTTGTGGACACACATTATGGAGTCACGCAATGCTGATGCTAACATTAACAGTTTGAACAATCCACCCATTATCCacccatcaatccatccatccatcatccatccatcaatcatccatccgtccatccatccatccatccatccatccatccatccataatccaaccatccacccatccataaTCCACCCATCCaaccatccacccatccataatccacccatccatcatccatccaaccatccatccacccatccataaTCCacccatccaaccatccatccatccatccatccatccacccttcCATAATCCacccatccaaccatccatccatccataatccaaccatccacccatccataaTCCACCCATCCaaccatccacccatccataatccacccatccatcatccatccaaccatccatccacccatccataatccacccatccatccacccatccataaTCCACCCATCCaaccatccacccatccataatccacccatccatccatcc includes these proteins:
- the LOC137076732 gene encoding transcription factor p65-like, with amino-acid sequence MDGLFHQWAPSPVSQGPPYVEIIEQPKARGMRFRYKCEGRSAGSIPGEKSNDTTKTHPAIKVHNYSGPLRVRISLVTKNQPHKPHPHELVGKDCKHGYYEADLQERRIHSSLRAREWSAGSSE